In Ananas comosus cultivar F153 linkage group 7, ASM154086v1, whole genome shotgun sequence, the sequence TTTATTTCAACTTAAAATATAGACACTAGGTGGACATTGGTGCGGTCAGTGTTTTACGCACTTGGGTTCTATCAATGGGCCGTAGAGAATTTCAAGTATACGAAACTCAAAATTACTACAGCGAAATGGGAGGTATGGAAacagggaaaaataaaaaactaactaaaaaagtaataaaagaaaGTAAATCAAGTAAATCAAATTAAGATAGTAGAGGAGTTGAGCATGCCTTCTCTCCCATATACAAAGAATGAACACACTACACATCCATATTTTTATAACAGCTATTGGCACCACATGACAAACGACCAACTCTTCCTCCATTACCTCAATTACACTGAGAAATTAATAATCCACGGAGAACACATAAGATGAGTTTTCTGTCAAGGAGATTGACCATACTGTACAGTATGATAAGGGGATATTTTTAATACGCTTCGGTGTTTTCGGACTGTGACAACacatacagagagagagagaacggcAGATTGCCAGTTATAAAGTAATTGTGTAGGCTCAATGCATACAACATTTTCAAAAACAAAGTCGGACGTAAAATGCACCTATGGGATTACCGCTCTTTACCTAGACAGGCTAACATTGCTTACAAACAGTGGAAATGGGAACTAATCTAAAGAAAGAACAAAACTTTAATTTAGTTCTCACATGCAGAAGATGTAGTAAAGTACCTGGAAGCCGGACGGGAGATATAGTGTTACATACAGCGCAACATACGCTGGTCGCCCCTCGTGGGTAAAGAAGAACGCTCCTGCACCCGTTGCACACTATTTGGCTCTGCATACCTATTTTTCAAGTTTCAGAAGATCAAACAGATGGCCCATGCCGTAGTAGTTCATAATCACGAAACATATTACATGAATAAACTAACTGTTTATCCACAAGAAAGTATCACCGCGACACACGCACATGCTGTAGTAGTATCTGTTCTTAATTGGCATAAGTAAATTAGAATGGCAGCAATTCCAGTTCATACggattttctttctaattatgCAATTTCAAGCATCGTACACGCAAATAAAGCATTTAAACTTCCTGGTACATGTCAAAACATcaggaaaattttcttttatgcatGAACTGAATAGATTATTTCAATCAACAGGATGCCACAAGCATGCGTACTAATCAACTATATTCCTGTAAAATCcatcataataataaaaaaaaaaacgcaaaaagaacaagaaatcACCGATTAAACACAAAACACAAATTTAAAGAATCCAAACAACGACTATGGATTACCTCTCTTCCACAGATCAGCAAATAGACCTCCGAAAACCTCTAAAAtcgattcaaaaaaaaaaacccccaaaataaaaaaaaagaaaaacccttTTGGCCAACGCGACGCCGCGAAAACCCAATCCGAGAAGGGTTTCCTCGCGATCGATCCTAGCGAGAacacgaagaagaagaagaggattaTGGGGGGGAGGGGGGATCGAAGGGGATTAGGGCAGGGAATTGGGGATTTTTCGGAGAAAGAGGAACGATGGAGAGGAGGAGGTTTCGTGGATTTGGTGTTGTGAAAAGGATGCAGAGCTTTAAATGTGTTATGGAATTTTCCAACCGCATgagaggaaaaataaataaaaataataaataataaataaataaataaacgaagtagAATGGGGCGGGTCGACGAGACGCGGTACTGAGACGGAGCCGAAAATTCCATCTACCTTCGACATACATAataattagcttttaatttAGATAAACGCGTGGGGCTGCGTTACAACCCAGtgagaatttaaaaaaaaaaaaaaaaaaaaactaaattacagaaattttttttatcaatatttatttttttcataattcaaaattttatattttgtcattttaaaaaataaaaaatattcattttgaCGTCGCTGTTAGTGTTCCGTTAGGGTTCGTTTATATCCTatcttttatacccaaaatacttttgaaattcttcttcttccccgttCTCGGCTGCGCCGTCTCGTCCTCGCCCATGCCCACACACACGCCTTGCctgcctccgccgcctcaccctcaccctcacccttcTCTCCGTCCACGCTCATtctgtaaaaaaataaaggataatttagttattttatcaCAGTGTATCCGTCGTGTACATTTTTTATGTTTCAAGAggataaaatgtaaatttttgaatgacatgagagaaaaataaaaaagagaatattgacagaagaattttctgtaatttagccaattattttttttttaaggttctTAAACTTTGTCCTGAGTAATAATAACAATTCACCATCCAAGTTGGAAACTCCTTAAAATTCACCTTCTATCTACTAAGTATGCATCTACGTCAATTTGGTCAAAAGGTATTAATCTTGTGATcagataataatatttatattgcaagtaaaatgatcaaagacgGTGAAATAttgcaaaagagaaaaatgacaATGGTGATAGTGATTAAATTTTCGTACGTGTTTTCAAAACCTGGGCTTGGTCAATGGAAGCTTCCCTCATGGTGTCATCTTATTGCAAAACCTGGGCTTGGTCAACGGAAGCTTCCCTCGTGGTGTCATCTTGTTGCGGCACTATAAACATTAGAATCCAAAAATCCTTCATAGATTGGAACACATGATGAGTAAATTCCTCGCATAAATTGTCTATATTATATTATGGCAATTGATTTTAGATCTTAACCAACGTATTTTTGTGCCTCTTCTTCTAGTAAAACGtttggtaaataaaaaatataaaacttttgtTATGGAGAGAACTTAAAATGAGATTCagtgttttaaaaaatagaagctACAAGGagaaaatgttttaaaaaaccTCAAACAAAGTACTTCTCTTAATAGCAGCATTTCATCAGTAATGGGTTGGAAAAGTGAAAGGCATCATCACCCCCTCAAGGATTGGAATATATACTGTtgttttttaaaacattttctCCTTTAAAAAACCTCAAACAAAGTACTTCTCTTAATAGCAGCATTTCATCAGTAATGGGTTGGAAAAGTGAAAGGCATCATCACCCCCTCAAGGATTGGAATATAtactgttgttttttttttttttttgctgggtTGGACCAAACAAGAACATGAAGGATTGGAATATACCAAGTTCATGTTTGCCTTACCTCCAAGAACAGGTATTCTCTCCATTAGGAAGTGAGACatgaaaaccaaaataaaacgGCAAAATTAGACAGTAAAATTTGCCGAAGAAACGATCGGAGCTGAGTAACAAACTAAGTTACAAAACTACCCTGTATATCCAAAAGAAACAAGTTTAGTATTCCAAATATGTCTCTTTATATAGTCTTCTTGTATCCTATTATATAATGTAGATTATAAGATGGTCCCTTGTAAATCTTATTACACATTAGCAGTTCGCATACTAGTAAGTACAAAGGATAAAAAGGTTCATGTGCTTCTTACGTTTACGCGAGTGTCCACCTGAGAGCAGAAAATAGCAGCAAATACAACGGCAATAACCAATTGTTTAACTAGTAAAATGAGATAGATATACATAGCAGCAGACATCTAAATTTCATTCTTTAGGTGGTCAGATGCGCCGAAGAGACGCCAGCCTCTTCTCCAAATCATCAACTTCGGAAGAAGCTTCAGGAGCTGCAGTTCTGCAAACACACCACATGTACGTGTGTGAATGTAGTAAAAAACAAAGACTAACCTTGATCAAAAACAAGAAGTTTCTAGCTTAGAGCCAGCCCTCCTCCAATTTTCTAATTGAATCTAAGTTGCTTCAGAGAAATAAGTATCATGGAAAGCTTTTAGGTATTTGGCAGAATAGCTTCGGTGATCTATTGTCAAAAAATGTGCCACAAAAGCGAAAATGTTCAGCTGGGGCATCATTGATGTCTATTGAGTAACACATGCATTTTCTGCGTGAGTTAAATAGCTAAAGCAGTTCCCATCACTTACATGTTTATTTAGGGACAAGCAGATTACAGTTTTCCAACTCGTCTCCCAGAATATGGTTCTTTAGAAATGAAAATTCTTATATGAAGAGACATCATTTTACACCAGACTATACCTCAGGATTTAACAATTTCTCTCGGTAGCAGCAGAGCTCGCTTACATTGCAAACAGTAAGTACTGTTATGCTAGCTTGCTTAAGAGGATACTATCTCAATGGTTTGTGAGCAAACACTATCTAGGCAAAAGAAACATGTATATAGCCAGTGAAAGATATTTGTGTATATACCGCTTTGGGATGTTCTCGACCTTCTTGTTATTCACTGCTATTCGACCTTTAGGAGCTGAAGAGAGCTGCACAAAGCCACAAGAGTACGTAAAATTTGTAGTCTATCTACATAATGCACATAAGCATCAACATACAGTAGTAAtcaagagaatatatatataaagaaaaaagagagagctaCCTGAGAGGCAACGTCTACCCCAATTTCATCAAGCACCTAAAAAGGGCCGGAGATTAGAAGGAGCTCAATTTggtttaaaattgtaaaatgatTTAGATAAGATGTGCAGCTAAAAACCCCTATAAGATGTGCAGCTAAAAACCCCTACTGGATATTTGGGTTAAGTGATATGTGTATCAGTCAGTGGGATGGGAAAAAAGACTCCCTTGGAAAGAACCAAGTCTTGTATTGATCCTTGACCGACATTCAATGAAATAAGACAACTTACCTGGTTAGTGAGCTCTTCTGTTTCCTCTTCGGCTTCATCTTTATCCAGAGTTTCATCTATGGCCTCTGACATCATCTCAATCTGCATGGCACAAGCATAAATTTCACATTGCAAATGTCTACGAAGGAATAACATAAACATCCTCTTTAAGAAGAAAAGATAAGAGAAATGAAACAAAGCTTTAGAAGGCAGTTGGCTGGTTGCTACTACAAATCAAGTTCAAAAGGGGTCCTAGAAATAAAGATTCTACAGAATTAGGAAGTTGCATCCTACGATAGTTGATGCAGTCTCAGCACAAGTGATGAAAATTGTAGCAGGAATCAAAATATCTTGAATCAAGAATGACATCTTGTGCCATATAAAGAAGCATCACAAAGAAACATCACTGAAACCTGCTCCCTATGGGGTTTCTCTTTATAAATACACTTCagaattttgcaatttttagCTCTTATGAAAGCTTAATAATTATGAGTTTTCAAGATAGGCTATATGTACAATACAGTTGCAGAAATTTTTTCGTAGACCCAAAACCAATTACCATAAGCCCCTTGAgtaaataaatatacatgttaaAAAAGAAACTCCTGCATCCAACAGGCCTTTAATGGATGCACAAGAGGAATGCATGAAAAAAATTCTTCCATCCTCCCAAATCCTCCCATTAGAGTGCAGATTCTTTGGAAACTTCTTTCTTGGAAAGCATGAGAAGAGGTACATagtaacaaataaatataactaAAACAATGAGGGTGCTGATGAAGAGCTTCCATGAGATTTTACCGTCATATCCATCTGGGCTGATTGCTTCTGGAATTCCTTCATCACCTTCACCTGTTTAGCTGGTTCCATTTGCTGAAACATTCCAATCAATCCGAACAGGTAAATCACTTGTTGCATATTACATTGGCGAGCACAATCTATTCAACATATATTTCTTTATGCACCATAAAGTCCTGTTTGTTACCATACCTTGTTCATTGCTGCCATTGCTTTGCTTGCACCCTTCATTCCAGCAGAAATTGAAGTGCTAGCATGCATAgcctgttaaaaaaaaatgccataGTGTTCTCAATTCTGGGAATATTGCTCgcaatatatatgaatattattGACAGCTCAAGATTCCTGACCTGGGTATGAGTTGCTACACCTCTTATCTGTGCACGGGTTCCTTGCAAATTAAGGATTTGTTGCCTGAGCCGAATAAGCTGTCGAGCTAAGATTCGAGTGGCAGCCTGAAAATGAAAGTATCCTGTAAGTTGCAATCTCTTATAAAAGAAGAGCAATTGCCCATTTGGCCCAGGTCCTGGAGAAGTGTCTCTACTTGAGGAGTAGAAGCAAAAATAGTGTCGCTAACTATATGCGCAAGAAGCTAAAATGAGTTTCCACGCTCAAAAGTATAAACCCTAATTTAAAGCATTTGCTTCTACCTACAAAGTGTACTTCTCAAGagcttttaattaaaaaagctGTTAGAGCTTTTTTGAACAGCTCTATCCAAACAACATTTGTACAAAGATCAAACCGAAAAAGATCCTAAATCACTTGTTTCTAGTACAATATTGTAGCTAACATAGTCAACATGATGAAACTCAGCACGTCAAGCAAATGCAAGCATAAACACAAAGAAAGCTGGTAAAACAAGTAACAACAAAGCTAAATAAATTGGAATATGCTTGCCTCATTTCCAGTTTTTGCAGTCCTCTTAATCTCTGCGACCAGTTTTTTCTCCTGAAACAAATAACGTCCGTATGAGATCATAAAAACAACAAACCTTCGAAAGAATTTGACTAGATAGATGCTACAACTTGGACAAGCAAGCAAACCTCTAATTGCAGAGAACCAATCTCCCGCTCGATGTCTGaggattataaaaaaaaaatatttgagaaaaattagGCCTTACGCTTAATTGCAGActatgataataatatataaattgttTACTTCGATGCCAGTTCATGATAAGAATATTGGCATGTGTAAATCAGATTTAATGGGTCGTTTTCTTTTCGGGGAAAAATGCCTCGAATGCACCCGAATTTCTGTGCAATTTTGAGATCACCACCGAGCtttaaaaatgatataaaattacTTGAACAATACAATTTTGcgacaccaaaaaaaaaaaaaaNTTTCAGGCAGTTTAATGTCGCTTTCAaagttttgtagttttttttttttaagaagagaGGTTGGATCACATAaacttttaacaaaattttataatactcAAAGAAATTATATTTAAGCACTCAATTACATACAAAATGAGCACTCTCACCTCTTGTGGCCGCTgacatttctctcttgctcgtCCTGAGAGCATCTGCATGACATAAAAGCATAATCGAATTTAAAATGCGTAGCCCATGGAAATTgcgacaaaaaaaaatctcaaacaGCTAAAAGAAACCATAGTTTGGTGGCAAATCTGAGGCACAGAGCCGAACAAGAACAccaaaatcccttttttttcccctctcattccagaagaagaaaaaaagaaaccaaaaaaaaaaaaaaaagcgaatcTTTCCAATCAATGTCCCAAATCTCGTAAATgaacataatataaaaattgacaCATAAAGATCGAATTTGGGAAGCGAAATCGAGACGAATCTCTAAAAAATCTCTCTCCTTTCATGAAGAAGAACAGTATCTCCTAAAATCCACTTTGAATCCATCAAAGAATTtacccaaaacaaaaaaaacaaaaaaaagaacgtTAGATTCCAAAATGGAGAGAGAAATGCGGgaacccaaaccaaaacccTAGCCCGAACCCTTCAAAGCCTCACCTTTCGCGGAGGTCTTCTTCTTAAAAATGTTCATggctccttcctcctcctcctcctcctcttctcgcTCGAGAGATCCGAATCGGAGATCGAGGGGAAAggggatttggggattttttggGGGATTCGGAGCTCTAAAAAGGGCAATGTGGGAGCTGCTTCTTCGTTTCTTTCTCCGACTCTCTCTTTACATAAAAGGAGCGCTCCACGAGAGTGGGTCGAGTAGCCGTTGCAGAGAGAGTGGAGACCCAGAAGCCCtagccaaataaataaataaataaataaataaatataaaatagccCCCTAAGGTTTTTGTAAATTACAAACAGTACCTTACATTTTGAACCTTGTCTGTTATTTTTGGTGGTGTTTTATGTGTAATTGTATCAAATCGAGATTTTTATATAGGTAGGTTGAatttaatacaaatttatactacaaaatttaataactaagactctagaaaaaattttataaatcgaATTCTCCATAGtccaaaattataatatattttttttattaaattagaaaaataaaattataataatatatttattaattctatAACCCGAACaaatttgatactttttttaaacaaaatctaTTCTTCTACGTGTATCAATTAATTTTTGACAGTTCTTCGGGATttaaaagcaataaaaaaaaaagaaaaaacttaaaaaaaccccctgtggtttcatatttttttattttagtaccatgtggtttaaagtatatcaagttagtactctatggtttctcactttatcactttagtaccctgtggtttaaagtgtatcaagttagtaccctgtggttttgtactttatcactttagtaccctgtagttttaattttgtatcaagttagtatcttgtggttttttaaatcacttcagtaccctgtggtttcacactttatcactttagtatcctgtgatttaaaaaaccacaaggtactaacttgatacaaaattaaaaccacagagtactaaagtgataaagtgcaaaaccacagggtactaacttgatgcactttaaaccacagaatactaaagtgataaagtgaaaaactccagagtattaacttgatatattttaaactatatggtactaaagtgaaaaaaattgaaaccataaggggggtttttgaagttttcccaaaaaaaaaacgtgGGGACGCAAGCAAAGCTGCAAAACCATTGATCCCCTAATCCGAATCAATAGATAactgaattttcttttaatttcaaaaaataaaaggaaaaccGAAAGTCCTTTTCCGTAAATACAAGAAACACAAGGACGTTTTTGGTGCAGCAAACGATAAGAAGAAGAACCCGAGGAGGGGGCGCTCTAGATAGAAAAATAACcgaaaaaacaacaataaataaataactaaataaataaataaaagggttCTCTCGCAGCTGATGCCCAAAGATGCTCAATCGCGGCGCCGTGGAGACACCGATAATAATGCGAAGATCGtaa encodes:
- the LOC109712826 gene encoding vacuolar protein sorting-associated protein 2 homolog 2-like; the encoded protein is MNIFKKKTSAKDALRTSKREMSAATRDIEREIGSLQLEEKKLVAEIKRTAKTGNEAATRILARQLIRLRQQILNLQGTRAQIRGVATHTQAMHASTSISAGMKGASKAMAAMNKQMEPAKQVKVMKEFQKQSAQMDMTIEMMSEAIDETLDKDEAEEETEELTNQVLDEIGVDVASQLSSAPKGRIAVNNKKVENIPKRTAAPEASSEVDDLEKRLASLRRI